The Roseimicrobium gellanilyticum genomic sequence GAAGACGATGTTCCGCACCTGGTTCATGTTGCCCCCTTCGAGGACGAAGGAGACCTGCTCGCTGCACACAGACTTGTGTCCTTCGTGAAGCTGGCAGTGGGCCGTGACCCAGGCGCGGGCCTTGGGTTCACCATCTGAGGGCAGGACCAGAATCAGGAGACCACGGCAGGCATGTTCCAGCGTGATTTCTTCAAGGCGCCTGGTGTTGTCATCCAGAGACTCGGGGTCCTCGCTGTAGATGGCGAAGTTCATGAGCGAGGCCTTGGTCCTCGCTTCATCCTGGCCCCAGAGCTCCTTCAGGGCCTTGTCCACGCGTCCAAGCGGGACTTCCTGACCGAGTGTGGAAGTGTCGAGTGCGATGCTCATGACGGGAAACGGAGTTGAGAGCTTATGGTTGAAAGTTGAGAGACTGATGAAGAGCTGTTTCAAGCTGGCCGGTATGCTCCTCCACAAAAGCTGAGCATTCCGGCTCGGAACGTTCCTGCATTTTCAGACTCTCAACACTCATCTAACAACTCTCAACCCATGTCTGTATAAGTTACTTACGCGTCAAAGGCGGCGCCATACACGGCCGTCTGCCTGCAGGAGTTCATCTGCTTCCTTGGGACCCCAGGAGCCGGCGGGATACTCGCACATGGGCGGGGGATTGCCGGACTTGTGCCAGGCGTTCTCGAGTTCATCGATGAAGGCCCATGCGTTCTCCACTTCGTCGCGACGGGCGAAGAGGGTGGCGTCACCCGCCATGGCATCCAGCAGGAGGCGCTCATACGCTTCCGGGCTGGCCTTGCCGAAGCTGGTGCTGTAGCGGAAGTCCATCTTCACCGGCTGCATGAGGAGCTGCACGCCGGGGAGCTTCGAGAGCATGCGGAGGGAGATGCCTTCATCCGGCTGGATGCGAATCACCAGCACGTTGCGCGTGCCACGCTGTTGCAGGGTGGGGAAGGGGACCTGGGGTGGCGCCTTGAAGTGGATGGAGATCTCCGTGGCCTTCTTCGGGAGTTGCTTGCCCACGCGCATGTAGAAGGGCACGCCCTGCCAGCGCCACGTGTCCACAAAGAGGCGCAGGGCCACATAGGACTCCGTCTTGGACTCGGGATTCACACGGTCTTCCTGGCGGTAGCCCACACGCTCCACGCCATCCACGCTGCCCGCAGTGTACTGGGCGCGCACGATGTTCTTTGCCACTTCCTCCGGTCCCTTGTAGCGACGCAGGGAGCGGATGACCTTCACCTTCTCATCACGCACGGCATCGGCGCCGAGGTCGCTCGGGGGTTCCATGGCCACGAGGCTGAGAAGCTGGAAGAGGTGATTCTGCACCATGTCACGCAGGGCGCCGGCGGTGTCGTAGTAACCACCGCGGCCGCCTTCCATGCCCAGATTCTCCGCGCAGGTGATTTGCACGTGGTCGATGTAGGTGCTGTTCCACAGCGGCTCGAACATCACGTTGGCGAAGCGCAGCACCATGATGTTCTGCGCGGTCTCCTTGCCGAGGTAGTGGTCGATGCGGTAGGTGTCCTTTTCCGCGAAGACGTCATTCACGACCTGGTTCAGGTGGCGGGCGGTCTTGAGATCCTTGCCAAAGGGCTTCTCGCACACCACGCGGGCCCACTTGCCCTCGGGGCCTTCGTTCAGGCCGCTCTGCTTGAGCATGAGCATGATTTCATCGAAGAATTCCGGAGCGCTCGCGAGGTAGAAAAGTCGGTTGGCAGGCACGCCGCGCTCTTCGTCAAACTTGTCGAGCAGGGCCTTCAGGGACTTGTAGCCTTCCAGGTCCTGGAACTCGCTCTTGTGGTAGTGGATGCTCGCTCCAAAGCTGGCCCAGAGAGCGGGATCATGTCCCTGGCGGGAGTGCTTCTTGTTCGCCTCTTCCAGCTCAGCGCGGAATCCCTCGTCCGTTTTGTCGCGCCGGGCAAAGCCGACCACCTTGGCCTGCGGGGGAAGGTCGCCGCCTGCGGCCAGGTTGTAGAGCGCCGGGATGAGCTTGCGATGCGTCAGGTCGCCGGTGGCGCCGAAGATGACCACGGTGCAGGGCTCCGCGCGGTGGCGCTGGATGAGCGTTTCCTGGAAGGGATTTTCGAGTTCTGACATGGAGTGTGTGCTGACGGGGGATGCCGCCGCGGGAAGCCAGCAGCGGGTGGGCAGACTAGCCCGACCCCCTGCAATGCGCAACTCACGAGGGCGTTAGATGCAAGCAGGGACCATGAAAGCAATTCATAGGCCGGATGAGGGGAAGAAGACCGTTTCAGGCCCCGTCGAAGTTCTCTTTGATGACCCCACCCAGGTCGCTCAGAAGCTTGTCACAAGCACCCGTGTAGGAGGAGCCGTGCATCACGGCGAGCGTTTGCGGCTTCAACTCCGCAAGCCGGCGCAGGACACCCTCCGTCTGCCGGGTGTAGGGCATGTAGCCGGAAAGTGGACCTTGGTTCAGGCGGGACATGGCCTCGCGGGTACGGTCGATGAGGTCCGCCTCCGTGAGCGCTTCGGTGTTTCCGAAATGGTGGAAGAGGTCCGAGCAGAATAGGGTCTTCTGGGTCTCCTCGAACAATACGCCTGCGTCCCAACCGTGCGGGATGTGGGGTGACTGGTGGAAGCGGAAGCGGTACTTGCCGGTGGTGAGCACATCATCCTGTGTCATGCCGCGGGCGGGGCGGGCGGAAAAATCATCCACCGTCACCAGCTTGCCCACGAGGGTACACACAGGCTGGGCCTGCGGAGCAACTTGGAACCAGTCATTCAAGGAACCACACTCGTCGGACTCAAAGTGGCTCCAGCCAATCCACTTGAGCGTGGCAGGGTCGATGATACTGGCGACCGCATCCTTCAGCAGCGGGAACATGGCCCTCAACCCCGTGTGGAAGAGCAAGGGCTCCTCATCGCGCACCAGGAAGTGGTTGAACTGCATGTCGTAGTCCTGGGCGTAAACCGAGAGGCGAAACACGTCGGGTGCGATTTCATCAATGGCAGTCATGGTGGAGGCGGGTGAGAGCGCAGTGAATGTGGAGCACGAGAGCTTTGTCGATCAGTGCCGGGAGTCGAGTGAAAAAGTATGACAGGTCCGGATGTGAAACGTTGGTGGTGTGCAGGGGTTGGTTCAGGGCATGAAGGGGGGAAGCAAACTGCATTGGATTCAACGCAGAGGCACAGAGACGCAGAGGAACTTCGGAGACTGAGGGAACGGCGACTTGGTCACCTGCCATGACTTGTGTCGGGGGAGGCAGAGACGACTGGGCGACATTCATTCCACCTTGCTACTCCGGTGCCTCTCGCTTCCATGCAGGTTCGTATCCCTCTCCTTACCTCAAGCTCTGATTTGAAACCTGCTGCTGCATCACCGCCCGTTCACTGGCTGCGCGCCAATGGCTTCATCATCGGACTGGGCTTGGCTGTGCTGCTGGCCTTCCTCCTTCCGGGGCCGGGTTCGCGGCATGGCGTGTTGCATCCGGACATCCTCAACAACGTCGGCATCGCCACCATCCTGTTCCTGCAGGGGCTCTCGCTGGCGATGGAGAGGGTGAAGAGTGGTGCTGCCAATTGGCGGCTGCACCTCGTCATTCAGGCTTTCACGTTCCTGATTTTCCCCTTGGTGGGATTGGGTTTGAACTACGTCTTGCCAAAAGTTTGGGGTTCGGTGCCTCCGCCTATTCTGGATGGTTTCTTGTATCTCTGTGTGCTGCCTTCCACCATCTCCACGTCGGTAGTCCTCACTGCCGTGGCGCGCGGAAATACAGCAGGCGCACTCTTCAATGCGGCTCTATCAAACATCATCGGTGTCGTCATCACGCCGGTGCTGGTGCACCTGCTCATGCAGCGTAGCGGTGCTGGTGCGGCGATGGAATTCGGACCCCTGCTGCTGAAGATCTCGCTGCTCACGCTGCTGCCGTTTGGTCTCGGCATGTTGCTGCGTCCACGGCTCAAGGATTGGGTAGATGCGCACAAGAAGTGGAGCACCCGTATCTCGAATGGCATCATCCTCTTCATCGTGTACACGGCCTTCTGCGATTCCATCGAGGAAGACATCTGGCATCGTCATGGAGCGTGGCTCACCATTCAAACCATTGCCGTGGTGATGGTGCTCTTCACTCTGGTGTCACTGCTGGTGCACATCTCCTGCCGCGCGCTGAAGCTGAATCGCGAGGACTACATCGCCGCCTACTTCTGCTCGGTGAAGAAGACGCTCGCCATGGGCGTGCCGCTGGCGATGCTCATCTTTGGAGAGCGCGCGGACCTTTCGCTGATCCTGCTGCCCATCATGTTCTACCATCCGCTCCAGTTGTTCATCAACGGACTGCTTGCCAATCAGTGGGCGAAGCGACCAGGGTGAGACGGACTTGTGGAACGTGGCGATTGTTCCAGAGTGGGGCCGTCATGAAGTCTTTTGCCACATGTCTTCTCTCCCTCTCACTTTCACTCACCTGCACCGTCGGAAACGTGAACG encodes the following:
- the zwf gene encoding glucose-6-phosphate dehydrogenase — translated: MSELENPFQETLIQRHRAEPCTVVIFGATGDLTHRKLIPALYNLAAGGDLPPQAKVVGFARRDKTDEGFRAELEEANKKHSRQGHDPALWASFGASIHYHKSEFQDLEGYKSLKALLDKFDEERGVPANRLFYLASAPEFFDEIMLMLKQSGLNEGPEGKWARVVCEKPFGKDLKTARHLNQVVNDVFAEKDTYRIDHYLGKETAQNIMVLRFANVMFEPLWNSTYIDHVQITCAENLGMEGGRGGYYDTAGALRDMVQNHLFQLLSLVAMEPPSDLGADAVRDEKVKVIRSLRRYKGPEEVAKNIVRAQYTAGSVDGVERVGYRQEDRVNPESKTESYVALRLFVDTWRWQGVPFYMRVGKQLPKKATEISIHFKAPPQVPFPTLQQRGTRNVLVIRIQPDEGISLRMLSKLPGVQLLMQPVKMDFRYSTSFGKASPEAYERLLLDAMAGDATLFARRDEVENAWAFIDELENAWHKSGNPPPMCEYPAGSWGPKEADELLQADGRVWRRL
- a CDS encoding MBL fold metallo-hydrolase — encoded protein: MTAIDEIAPDVFRLSVYAQDYDMQFNHFLVRDEEPLLFHTGLRAMFPLLKDAVASIIDPATLKWIGWSHFESDECGSLNDWFQVAPQAQPVCTLVGKLVTVDDFSARPARGMTQDDVLTTGKYRFRFHQSPHIPHGWDAGVLFEETQKTLFCSDLFHHFGNTEALTEADLIDRTREAMSRLNQGPLSGYMPYTRQTEGVLRRLAELKPQTLAVMHGSSYTGACDKLLSDLGGVIKENFDGA
- a CDS encoding bile acid:sodium symporter family protein, giving the protein MQVRIPLLTSSSDLKPAAASPPVHWLRANGFIIGLGLAVLLAFLLPGPGSRHGVLHPDILNNVGIATILFLQGLSLAMERVKSGAANWRLHLVIQAFTFLIFPLVGLGLNYVLPKVWGSVPPPILDGFLYLCVLPSTISTSVVLTAVARGNTAGALFNAALSNIIGVVITPVLVHLLMQRSGAGAAMEFGPLLLKISLLTLLPFGLGMLLRPRLKDWVDAHKKWSTRISNGIILFIVYTAFCDSIEEDIWHRHGAWLTIQTIAVVMVLFTLVSLLVHISCRALKLNREDYIAAYFCSVKKTLAMGVPLAMLIFGERADLSLILLPIMFYHPLQLFINGLLANQWAKRPG